One part of the Janthinobacterium sp. 17J80-10 genome encodes these proteins:
- the lptA gene encoding lipopolysaccharide transport periplasmic protein LptA, translated as MKRFFFLSLFALNMLATGIAYAEKADADKPTNVEANQMAYDDVRQVNTFTGDVVLTRGTLIMKAHKMVVTQDPAGYQFATLHAGQGKPASFRQKRDGGANLWIEGEAERIEYDNKADVAKLFSKAKMRRLEGTKVTDEVEGEFISYDNRTEFFAVNNTSSDSSKPGAGRVKAVIQPRNEAKK; from the coding sequence ATGAAACGATTTTTCTTCTTATCGCTGTTTGCGCTCAATATGCTGGCGACCGGCATTGCCTATGCTGAAAAAGCCGATGCTGACAAACCCACCAATGTCGAAGCCAACCAGATGGCTTACGATGATGTCCGCCAGGTCAATACCTTTACCGGCGACGTCGTCCTGACCCGCGGCACGCTCATCATGAAAGCGCACAAGATGGTGGTAACGCAGGATCCTGCGGGATACCAGTTTGCCACCCTGCACGCAGGCCAGGGCAAACCGGCCAGCTTCCGGCAAAAGCGCGACGGTGGCGCGAACCTGTGGATTGAGGGTGAAGCAGAACGCATTGAATACGACAACAAGGCCGATGTCGCAAAACTGTTTTCCAAGGCCAAAATGCGCCGCCTCGAAGGCACCAAGGTCACCGACGAGGTCGAGGGCGAATTCATTTCTTATGATAATCGCACGGAATTTTTCGCTGTCAACAACACCTCCTCCGATAGCAGCAAACCCGGCGCCGGACGTGTCAAGGCGGTCATTCAACCGCGCAACGAAGCCAAGAAATGA
- the lptB gene encoding LPS export ABC transporter ATP-binding protein — MSSKLLARGLQKSYGARQVLRDVSLEVGSGEVVGLLGPNGAGKTTAFYMIVGLVPSDAGDIELNEVSISRLPIHRRANLGLSYLPQEASVFRKLTVAENIRAVLELQRDDGKPLSKAVIEEKLDLLLAELQIEKLRDSQALSLSGGERRRVEIARALATSPRFVLLDEPFAGVDPIAVIEIQRIVRFLKERGIGVLITDHNVRETLGICDRAYIINQGVVLASGRPDDIIANESVRRVYLGEHFRM; from the coding sequence ATGAGCAGCAAACTTCTTGCCCGCGGATTACAGAAAAGCTATGGCGCGCGCCAGGTATTGCGCGACGTTTCTCTGGAAGTGGGCAGCGGCGAAGTGGTCGGCTTGCTTGGCCCTAATGGTGCCGGCAAGACCACCGCTTTTTACATGATCGTCGGCCTGGTGCCGTCGGATGCGGGCGATATCGAGCTCAACGAGGTGAGCATTTCCCGCTTGCCGATTCACCGGCGTGCCAACCTCGGCCTGTCCTACCTACCCCAGGAAGCCTCGGTTTTTCGCAAGTTGACGGTGGCGGAAAATATCCGTGCCGTGCTGGAACTGCAGCGCGATGATGGCAAGCCATTGTCGAAAGCGGTTATCGAAGAAAAGCTCGACCTGTTGCTGGCAGAGCTGCAGATTGAAAAGCTGCGCGACAGCCAGGCCCTGTCGCTTTCCGGCGGCGAGCGCCGTCGCGTAGAAATCGCCCGGGCACTCGCAACCAGCCCGCGCTTCGTGTTGCTGGACGAACCCTTTGCCGGTGTCGACCCGATTGCCGTGATCGAAATCCAGCGCATCGTGCGCTTTCTCAAGGAACGCGGGATTGGCGTGCTGATCACCGACCATAATGTGCGTGAAACGCTGGGCATTTGTGATCGCGCCTATATCATTAACCAGGGTGTCGTGCTGGCCAGTGGCCGCCCGGATGACATCATCGCCAACGAGTCGGTGCGCCGGGTCTATCTTGGCGAACATTTCAGGATGTAA
- the lptC gene encoding LPS export ABC transporter periplasmic protein LptC: protein MKDRRAAANRFQLGLVLALAALLALGSFWLLDVMRRGIEDSLPAVQRTEPDYYVERFNFVRLAKTGEARYHIAGERMTHNPQDDSYEIARPVMKALSAKRPTTTIVAERALANSDMSQVRLFNNVKMERPASTSSRHLRLISEYMLVLPDDDTMKTDRPVELVSGTTVLYGTGMFANHATGEFSLASKVRGTLQPRMTQ from the coding sequence ATGAAAGACCGGCGCGCCGCGGCCAACCGCTTCCAGCTTGGGCTGGTGCTGGCGCTCGCCGCATTGCTGGCGCTCGGCAGTTTCTGGCTGCTCGACGTCATGCGGCGCGGCATTGAAGACAGTCTGCCTGCGGTGCAGCGCACCGAACCCGACTATTACGTCGAGCGCTTTAATTTTGTCAGGCTGGCGAAAACCGGCGAAGCCCGTTATCACATTGCCGGCGAACGCATGACGCATAACCCGCAGGACGATTCCTATGAAATTGCCCGTCCGGTCATGAAAGCCCTGAGCGCAAAACGTCCGACGACCACGATCGTGGCCGAACGGGCACTGGCCAACAGTGACATGAGCCAGGTGCGCCTGTTTAACAACGTGAAAATGGAACGCCCCGCATCAACAAGCTCGCGGCATTTGCGCCTGATCTCGGAATATATGCTCGTACTGCCGGATGACGACACCATGAAAACCGACCGCCCAGTGGAACTTGTTTCCGGCACCACCGTTTTGTACGGTACCGGCATGTTTGCCAACCACGCGACGGGAGAATTTAGCCTGGCAAGCAAGGTTCGTGGCACCTTGCAACCCCGAATGACACAATGA